A genomic region of bacterium contains the following coding sequences:
- a CDS encoding ADP-ribosylglycohydrolase family protein, whose protein sequence is MPLDVLQKRIKGCLVGVAAGDAMGMPSSMMSPETIQNTFGHIDTFLPAPPGHLLHHGMAAATVTDDTQQTLLIADSIIAKGDIYPEDIAQRLIRWGEEIRAFDSMAVGPSSLRALYAIKSGKSIYEAGRAGDTNGAVMRIAPVGLLGFGNRDKTLDLVRRVCIPTHNTNIAIAGAAAVAMAIGLALQGEQDVETLIKSSIEIIEPAMKLGNIWYSASIHDRANLALDIVTRAQDRAEAMSRLYRVIGAGVQISETVPTCLALTRLVDGDPVQGVIAAANLGGDCDTIGAITGGICGAIKGIDAFPDDWVEQLSGTNNIDFDWYTGQLYHLITGKE, encoded by the coding sequence GTTGGGGTCGCCGCGGGCGATGCCATGGGTATGCCCTCTTCGATGATGAGTCCGGAAACGATACAGAATACCTTCGGCCACATTGATACCTTTCTGCCCGCACCACCCGGCCACCTTCTGCATCATGGCATGGCCGCCGCTACGGTGACCGATGATACCCAGCAAACCCTCCTGATTGCCGACTCGATCATCGCCAAAGGCGATATCTATCCGGAAGATATCGCGCAACGCCTGATCCGGTGGGGAGAGGAAATCCGTGCTTTCGACTCCATGGCGGTCGGCCCCAGCTCGCTCAGGGCCTTGTATGCCATCAAGTCAGGAAAATCTATCTATGAAGCGGGCCGGGCCGGAGATACCAACGGCGCGGTGATGCGCATCGCTCCGGTAGGGCTTCTGGGTTTCGGGAACCGGGATAAAACCCTGGATCTGGTCAGACGGGTCTGCATCCCGACCCATAACACCAATATTGCCATCGCCGGCGCAGCCGCGGTCGCCATGGCCATCGGTTTGGCGTTGCAGGGGGAGCAGGATGTCGAGACCCTGATCAAAAGTTCAATCGAGATCATCGAACCGGCGATGAAGCTGGGAAATATCTGGTACAGCGCCTCCATTCATGACCGGGCCAATCTGGCGCTGGATATTGTCACCCGGGCCCAAGATCGCGCTGAAGCGATGAGCAGGCTCTACCGGGTCATCGGGGCCGGCGTACAGATTTCAGAGACCGTTCCAACCTGTCTGGCCTTGACCAGACTCGTCGACGGCGATCCGGTGCAGGGCGTGATTGCCGCCGCCAATCTAGGGGGAGACTGCGATACCATCGGCGCCATCACCGGTGGCATATGCGGCGCGATAAAGGGAATTGACGCCTTCCCCGACGACTGGGTTGAGCAGTTGAGTGGGACCAATAACATTGATTTTGACTGGTATACAGGACAGCTTTACCACCTCATTACGGGTAAGGAGTAA
- a CDS encoding TonB-dependent receptor has translation MIRKSFCLWFGILIMVAILSNAQSQDAKEKEKSTSEVALTKEDFIKNNCENVGDALQTISGVYINAEGEISLRDVSASKVVVIMDGQRLNTPGSTSVNIASLPIQNVEKIELLRGGRSAQYGADAVGGVILITTKGQEESQKALNLSAKGSFGSYNRQIYNVTESYGKKNLNSFVSYQRETWDGNFTYDDYYGVRQTLINNKQSSHNIFGKVGYSLDQNQQLSTSANWYYADNGTPGMIDNLTPKARLRLDNRSYNLTYDNKKTFKDFSLKAQSYYLDLETKFDNPDAFGGAVHSDHNNYALGLELSQSGSLGANLSLDYGYSFRNDRIRSTDVGKKQRNTNSGHIALTGHTELPGWLYLTALEASIAARYDAPTDFRSATSPRFSASLSHKGEVAVSLTGHVAQSYKAPSFNDLYWPQDAFAVGNPDLVPEDGFNYDIGISSNYKALSLAANYFRNDINNLILWEQDPALNNLWTPKNISKSNTYGIETSMNLDLWNRMISLNSEYTYMKALDKGPDPSRHNRYIIYRPKNKLDLTGTLRLWKMEWNTIYHYKGLRFTNAANTNWLPAYHTIDTNLTYKFGFSNLQWVTIFEMSNLTDESFMQVLGTAEPGRMFKISLGANF, from the coding sequence ATGATTCGCAAATCCTTCTGCCTTTGGTTCGGGATCCTGATCATGGTGGCAATCCTCAGCAACGCCCAGAGTCAGGATGCGAAAGAGAAAGAAAAATCGACCTCAGAAGTTGCTTTGACTAAAGAAGATTTTATCAAAAACAATTGCGAGAACGTCGGCGATGCGCTGCAGACGATTTCCGGCGTTTACATCAACGCCGAGGGCGAGATTTCGCTGCGGGACGTCAGTGCATCCAAGGTCGTCGTTATCATGGATGGACAGCGGTTGAACACCCCGGGCTCAACCAGCGTCAATATTGCCTCCTTGCCGATTCAGAATGTGGAGAAAATCGAACTGCTGCGCGGCGGACGCTCGGCCCAATACGGCGCGGATGCCGTGGGCGGCGTGATCCTGATCACCACGAAAGGCCAGGAGGAGAGTCAGAAAGCCTTGAACCTCAGTGCCAAAGGATCTTTCGGCTCATACAACCGGCAAATCTATAATGTCACCGAATCGTATGGTAAGAAGAATCTCAACTCCTTTGTCTCTTACCAGCGCGAGACCTGGGATGGCAATTTTACCTACGACGACTATTACGGCGTCAGGCAAACCCTGATCAACAATAAACAATCCTCCCATAATATCTTCGGGAAGGTCGGCTACAGTCTCGATCAGAATCAGCAGCTCAGCACCTCGGCGAACTGGTACTATGCGGATAACGGCACACCCGGCATGATTGATAATCTCACCCCCAAGGCCCGTTTGCGCCTGGACAACCGGTCCTATAACCTGACCTACGACAACAAGAAAACATTCAAGGATTTTTCGCTCAAAGCGCAAAGTTATTACCTGGATCTGGAGACTAAATTTGATAATCCGGATGCCTTTGGCGGTGCCGTGCACAGCGATCACAATAACTACGCGCTGGGACTCGAATTATCCCAGTCCGGTTCACTCGGTGCGAACCTCTCTCTGGACTACGGCTATTCCTTCCGCAACGATCGCATCAGAAGCACGGATGTGGGCAAAAAGCAGCGCAACACCAACAGCGGGCATATCGCCCTCACCGGTCATACCGAGCTTCCCGGCTGGCTTTATCTGACCGCTCTTGAAGCCTCGATAGCGGCACGCTATGATGCGCCGACCGATTTCCGGTCCGCTACCAGTCCGAGGTTCAGTGCGTCGCTGTCCCACAAGGGCGAGGTTGCTGTTTCGCTGACGGGGCATGTCGCCCAATCGTATAAGGCGCCTTCCTTCAATGACTTGTACTGGCCGCAGGATGCCTTTGCCGTCGGTAATCCGGATCTGGTCCCGGAAGACGGCTTCAATTATGACATCGGGATCTCCTCCAATTATAAAGCCTTGTCCCTTGCAGCCAATTATTTCAGAAATGATATCAATAACCTGATTCTCTGGGAACAGGACCCGGCCTTGAATAATCTCTGGACGCCGAAAAATATTTCGAAATCAAATACCTACGGTATTGAGACCTCCATGAATCTGGATTTATGGAACCGCATGATTTCATTGAATTCCGAATACACCTACATGAAAGCCTTGGACAAGGGGCCGGATCCCAGCCGGCATAACCGCTATATCATCTACCGTCCCAAAAACAAACTGGATCTCACCGGCACGCTGCGGCTCTGGAAGATGGAATGGAATACGATTTATCATTATAAAGGCTTGCGTTTTACCAATGCGGCCAATACCAATTGGCTTCCGGCCTATCATACCATCGATACCAATCTGACCTACAAATTCGGTTTCAGTAACCTGCAGTGGGTCACTATTTTTGAAATGAGCAATTTGACGGATGAAAGCTTTATGCAGGTGTTGGGGACGGCTGAACCCGGGCGGATGTTCAAGATTTCTTTGGGTGCCAATTTTTAA
- a CDS encoding TonB-dependent receptor plug domain-containing protein, whose product MKIRIIPILFVLFFVLPAVVSAGTGQIKGTVCNEATNEPLPAANVYLKNTHVGCVTDKQGGFLIDQIPAGEYILVVEYVGYLDDSRTVRVNDGTTLALQIKLKPTLYHFNDPITVTATRGVSLASEVPASVNIVNAKEMEARLSSNAAEALQSTQGITIKDYGGLAGMKTVSLRGSSSEQVLVLLDGQRINNPQTGQVDLGQIPLEGIKQIEVVRGGNSALYGADAVGGVINLITDDGSHSKPGASGSVKMTGASFQTYGVESFFKYLYNQWQVQSSIDILSSKGDFPYQDNYGVSRTRKNADVFSKDFYAKVVRNFGRVESNRKLDLSFKWYDAERGAPGTIEPYYYHARQWDSNRLFNLLFTSKVFNYLNDLRIQTYYYDNWNKYKNDESLTPIRSEFRAKTAGSELQMESILKTYCSLTYGLGFRIDYMTDYEAGTDRQRLNYYLFLLNQSTFRIDRRWLKSVVLVPSLRYDNNSDYSDNFSPKAGVVINIGENWKTSIKGNIGYSYRAPTFNDLYWPEDAWTKGNSALKPEHGYDWDSGLRLQIPLLNGISLESTYFQNRMVDLIIWAQNDQALWMPDNVDRSLIRGVENSISFSPVKRYWQLGGNYTYLDARNLSGNALEKNKLLVYRPKHTLNLFSDFTLDAFSVNYQFQFISRRFADKTNYWENSLEPYTLSTVGCSYNWRIDHLGLNTSLQVRNLFNTDYRTIKNMPMPGREYRFSAKLIINQ is encoded by the coding sequence ATGAAAATCAGAATTATACCCATACTGTTCGTTTTGTTTTTTGTCCTGCCGGCTGTGGTATCGGCCGGCACAGGGCAGATAAAGGGGACGGTCTGCAATGAAGCCACGAACGAACCTCTGCCCGCGGCCAATGTCTATCTGAAAAACACCCATGTGGGCTGTGTGACGGACAAACAGGGCGGTTTTCTGATCGATCAGATACCGGCCGGCGAGTATATCCTGGTGGTCGAATATGTGGGCTATCTCGATGATTCGAGAACGGTCCGGGTAAATGACGGTACGACGCTGGCGCTCCAGATCAAGCTGAAACCGACGCTGTACCATTTTAATGATCCGATTACGGTGACGGCAACCCGCGGCGTCTCGCTTGCTTCGGAGGTCCCAGCCTCCGTGAATATCGTCAATGCCAAAGAGATGGAGGCCCGCTTATCCAGCAACGCGGCAGAGGCGCTGCAGAGCACCCAGGGCATTACCATCAAGGATTATGGCGGTCTGGCCGGCATGAAGACCGTCTCCCTGCGCGGCTCCAGCTCCGAGCAGGTGCTGGTGCTGCTCGACGGACAACGCATCAATAACCCCCAGACCGGCCAGGTCGATCTGGGGCAGATCCCTCTGGAAGGCATCAAACAGATTGAAGTGGTGCGCGGCGGGAACTCGGCCCTCTACGGCGCCGATGCCGTCGGCGGCGTCATCAATCTGATCACCGATGACGGCAGCCATAGCAAACCCGGCGCCTCAGGGTCTGTCAAAATGACCGGCGCTTCCTTCCAGACCTATGGTGTGGAGTCCTTTTTCAAATACCTTTACAACCAATGGCAGGTGCAGTCCTCCATCGATATCCTCTCTTCCAAAGGCGATTTCCCCTACCAGGACAACTATGGCGTCTCCCGGACCCGGAAAAATGCGGATGTGTTTTCGAAGGATTTCTATGCCAAAGTTGTCCGGAATTTCGGCCGTGTCGAATCCAACCGCAAACTTGATTTAAGCTTTAAATGGTACGATGCCGAGCGGGGAGCGCCGGGCACAATCGAGCCCTATTACTATCATGCCCGTCAATGGGACAGCAATCGTCTCTTCAACCTGTTGTTCACCAGCAAGGTATTCAACTATCTGAATGACCTGCGCATCCAGACCTATTACTATGATAACTGGAATAAATACAAGAATGATGAAAGCCTGACGCCGATACGGTCGGAATTCCGGGCCAAAACCGCCGGTTCGGAACTCCAGATGGAGAGCATACTTAAAACCTATTGCTCCCTGACCTACGGCCTTGGCTTCCGCATCGATTATATGACCGATTATGAAGCGGGTACGGACAGGCAGCGCTTGAACTACTATCTGTTTTTGCTGAATCAGAGCACCTTCCGCATCGACCGGCGCTGGCTCAAGTCGGTGGTGCTCGTGCCATCACTGCGCTACGACAACAATTCGGATTATTCGGATAATTTTTCACCCAAAGCCGGCGTGGTGATCAACATCGGCGAAAACTGGAAGACCTCCATCAAGGGCAATATCGGCTACAGCTACCGGGCGCCGACTTTCAATGATCTCTACTGGCCGGAAGATGCCTGGACCAAGGGCAACAGCGCATTGAAGCCGGAACACGGCTACGACTGGGACAGCGGCCTCCGGCTGCAGATTCCGCTTCTGAATGGCATCTCGCTGGAGTCCACCTATTTTCAAAATCGCATGGTGGACCTGATCATCTGGGCGCAAAATGATCAGGCGCTGTGGATGCCCGATAATGTGGACCGGTCGCTGATCCGCGGAGTGGAAAACTCGATTTCCTTCAGCCCTGTCAAAAGATACTGGCAGCTTGGCGGCAATTACACCTATCTGGATGCGCGTAACCTCTCGGGTAACGCCCTGGAAAAAAACAAACTCCTGGTGTATCGCCCCAAACATACCTTGAACCTCTTTTCCGATTTTACCCTGGATGCGTTTTCTGTCAATTACCAGTTTCAGTTCATCAGCCGGCGGTTTGCTGACAAAACGAACTATTGGGAGAATTCACTTGAACCGTATACCCTCTCCACCGTGGGGTGTTCGTATAACTGGCGCATCGACCATCTTGGTTTGAATACTTCCCTGCAGGTGCGCAATCTTTTTAACACGGATTATCGAACCATCAAAAATATGCCGATGCCGGGACGTGAATATCGTTTCTCGGCAAAGCTAATAATAAACCAATAG
- a CDS encoding YncE family protein, whose protein sequence is MRRLSAFLLILPALSFLISACEDEPTKPKTPAVSKAIYVLNSAATSISVIDLTEDKVYNNVQTVGTWPNQLVYRNGYLYCVNSGSNNIMKFDVNNWQAQPPVALGTGKNPMNMVFYNNQYAYVACSMSNEVLRVDMTNNTVVKTIKAGVGATGIEIANSKVYVTNTGYAGWGNPYLTGTVTVINAATGDSLRTIKVGTNPQSIAVAKDGKLHVSCTGDYGAIPGVVSVIDPATDTVVQTVNIGGSPGLIALAPDAKLGFLSVWGAGALVYNTSTYAVVNGPASMWLGKGGSGILVDTDEHIWLSVWDDDQVVKAKTDGTILATYNVGDSPAALAQKID, encoded by the coding sequence ATGAGACGGCTATCCGCTTTCTTGCTCATCCTGCCGGCGTTATCGTTCCTGATTTCGGCCTGCGAGGATGAACCGACCAAACCCAAGACGCCGGCAGTGTCCAAGGCGATCTATGTGCTTAACTCTGCCGCCACCAGCATCTCGGTGATCGATCTCACAGAAGACAAGGTCTATAACAATGTTCAGACGGTGGGCACCTGGCCCAATCAGCTGGTTTACCGGAATGGCTATCTCTACTGTGTCAATTCCGGCTCCAACAACATCATGAAATTCGACGTCAACAACTGGCAAGCCCAACCCCCTGTCGCCCTTGGCACCGGCAAGAACCCGATGAACATGGTTTTTTACAATAACCAGTATGCCTATGTCGCCTGCTCGATGTCGAATGAAGTCCTGCGCGTGGATATGACCAACAATACGGTGGTGAAAACCATCAAGGCGGGCGTCGGCGCGACCGGCATCGAAATCGCCAATAGCAAGGTCTATGTAACCAATACCGGATACGCCGGCTGGGGGAATCCCTACCTGACCGGCACGGTGACGGTTATCAATGCGGCCACCGGTGATTCCCTGAGAACCATCAAGGTCGGGACCAATCCGCAGTCGATTGCCGTGGCCAAGGATGGCAAACTGCATGTATCCTGCACAGGTGATTATGGCGCCATCCCCGGGGTAGTCAGTGTGATCGATCCTGCCACCGATACGGTTGTACAAACCGTGAATATCGGCGGCTCGCCGGGTTTGATCGCGCTGGCTCCGGATGCAAAACTCGGTTTCCTCTCCGTATGGGGCGCGGGTGCGCTGGTCTATAATACCTCCACCTATGCGGTGGTGAACGGGCCGGCCAGCATGTGGCTGGGCAAAGGCGGTTCCGGCATTCTGGTGGACACCGACGAGCATATCTGGCTCAGCGTTTGGGACGATGATCAGGTTGTTAAGGCCAAAACCGACGGGACGATTCTCGCTACCTACAATGTGGGCGACAGCCCGGCCGCGTTGGCGCAGAAAATCGACTAA
- a CDS encoding adenosylhomocysteinase: MEYQVQDITLAPLGQIKIDWVAKWMKVVNQMAGRFASEGVFKGKTIAICIHLEAKTAYLAQTLHRLGAEVWITSSNPLSTKDDVCAALARSGVHVFARHGASMEEYHSFIRAITAAKPHVIVDDGGDICEFLHANPEFAVNLKGICEETTTGVNRAKKLDQAGTLRYPVIGINDALSKYLFDNRYGTGQSTWTAITHLTNLSVTGKVVVIIGYGWVGRGLAIRANGLGAEVIVTEINPWKAMEARMDGFRVMPIADAAGLGDFFITATGERSVLRFEHMVKMKDGAMLANAGHFDFEIDVPELEQHIPAKKLVREEIEEYELPNHHHIYLLAQGGIINIAGGLGHPVEILDLSFGLQLASVHYVLSSDGLEAKFYPVPQSIDETIIRARMQADGIAIDTPR, encoded by the coding sequence ATGGAGTATCAGGTTCAGGATATTACCCTGGCTCCCCTGGGGCAGATCAAAATTGACTGGGTGGCCAAATGGATGAAGGTAGTCAACCAGATGGCCGGAAGGTTCGCATCAGAGGGCGTTTTCAAGGGTAAGACTATTGCGATATGCATTCATCTGGAAGCGAAAACCGCCTATCTGGCCCAGACGCTGCACCGTCTGGGGGCCGAAGTCTGGATTACCAGCAGCAATCCGCTTTCCACCAAGGATGATGTCTGCGCCGCCCTGGCTCGGAGCGGCGTCCATGTCTTTGCCCGGCACGGCGCCTCGATGGAGGAATATCACTCCTTTATCCGGGCGATCACCGCGGCAAAACCCCATGTCATTGTGGATGACGGCGGGGATATCTGCGAGTTCCTGCATGCAAATCCGGAATTTGCCGTCAACCTGAAGGGCATCTGCGAAGAAACGACCACCGGGGTGAACCGGGCCAAAAAGCTGGACCAGGCGGGTACCCTGCGCTACCCGGTCATCGGCATCAATGATGCCCTGTCCAAGTATCTGTTCGATAACCGCTATGGCACCGGGCAATCCACATGGACAGCGATCACCCACCTGACCAATCTCAGCGTTACCGGCAAAGTCGTCGTCATTATCGGGTACGGCTGGGTCGGCAGGGGACTGGCCATCCGCGCCAACGGGCTCGGCGCTGAGGTGATTGTGACCGAGATCAATCCATGGAAAGCCATGGAAGCGCGCATGGATGGCTTCCGCGTGATGCCCATCGCGGATGCCGCCGGACTGGGGGATTTTTTCATTACCGCCACAGGTGAGCGCTCCGTCCTGCGCTTCGAGCACATGGTCAAGATGAAGGATGGCGCGATGCTGGCCAATGCCGGCCATTTCGATTTCGAGATCGATGTGCCGGAGCTGGAACAGCATATTCCCGCCAAAAAACTGGTGCGCGAGGAAATCGAGGAATATGAGCTGCCCAATCATCACCATATCTATCTGCTGGCTCAAGGCGGAATCATCAATATAGCCGGCGGCCTCGGCCATCCAGTGGAAATTCTCGATCTCAGCTTTGGGCTGCAGCTGGCGTCGGTTCATTACGTACTCTCCTCGGACGGGCTGGAAGCGAAATTTTATCCCGTGCCCCAGAGCATCGATGAAACCATCATCCGCGCCAGAATGCAGGCGGATGGGATTGCCATCGACACACCGCGGTAA
- the add gene encoding adenosine deaminase — protein sequence MAMKNANLISCMPKVELHLHLEGAFTLEFLLAQIQTYDPRHAPRSLAELRQRFILRDFDHFIETWFWKNRFFRSARDFEQSVYQTLASLSRQNVIHVEAFFSPWDFAANGLAAPEIIEATIAGKQAATRDFGISCYLIADLVRDHGYQTADSRLNDVKTYRDHIIAIGLGGNESRYPTHLFADVFKIAGRSGFHRVAHAGEAAGAGSIREALDLLHAERIGHGIAAVQDAELMAELRDRQIPLEICPTSNLMTRVVDDLAHHPVRQLYQEGLLVTINSDDPTMFNSTLTNEYQLLHDRLGFSLSDIRQLVINATRASFLSSEEKKRIMQLIDRFWQPVNLNQEA from the coding sequence ATGGCGATGAAGAACGCTAATCTCATTTCGTGCATGCCCAAGGTGGAGCTGCACCTCCACCTGGAAGGCGCCTTTACCCTGGAATTTCTACTGGCGCAGATCCAGACCTATGACCCCAGGCATGCGCCCCGCTCGCTGGCGGAACTGCGGCAGCGCTTTATCCTGCGGGACTTTGACCATTTTATCGAGACCTGGTTCTGGAAAAACCGCTTTTTCCGTTCGGCCCGGGATTTCGAACAATCGGTCTACCAGACCCTGGCCAGCCTGTCGCGGCAGAATGTGATCCACGTGGAGGCTTTCTTCTCGCCCTGGGATTTTGCGGCCAATGGCCTTGCGGCGCCGGAAATCATCGAGGCCACCATCGCCGGCAAACAGGCCGCCACACGGGATTTCGGCATCAGCTGTTACCTGATCGCTGATCTGGTCCGGGATCACGGTTATCAGACCGCCGACAGCCGGTTGAATGATGTGAAAACGTACCGCGATCATATCATCGCCATCGGCTTGGGCGGAAACGAGTCCCGCTACCCGACGCATCTCTTTGCCGATGTTTTTAAGATAGCCGGACGGAGCGGATTTCATCGCGTGGCGCATGCCGGGGAGGCGGCCGGGGCCGGCTCCATCCGTGAGGCCCTGGATCTGCTGCATGCCGAACGGATCGGCCATGGCATCGCCGCCGTGCAGGATGCGGAGCTGATGGCGGAACTGCGCGATCGCCAGATTCCTCTGGAGATATGCCCCACCAGCAATCTCATGACCCGAGTGGTGGACGACCTCGCGCACCACCCGGTCAGGCAACTGTACCAGGAGGGGCTGCTGGTGACCATCAATTCCGATGACCCGACCATGTTCAACAGCACCCTCACCAACGAGTACCAGCTCCTGCATGACCGGCTTGGGTTCAGCCTGAGCGATATACGGCAGCTGGTCATCAATGCGACACGAGCTTCATTCTTGTCCTCGGAAGAAAAGAAAAGAATAATGCAATTAATCGACCGTTTCTGGCAGCCGGTGAATCTTAACCAGGAAGCATAA
- a CDS encoding ABC transporter substrate-binding protein, whose amino-acid sequence MKKLFSCGGILALALTLMAFSLSWKGPDRPKIVSCSPTLTEIVYELGGGEQVIGATTFCYFPEQVIKDKESGRVAVVGDYIHIDYKLVDALKPDVILTDTNMQRHHADTLRTLGYHVLHYEPNHLEDVLACIQEIGKAIDREENAAKMVQNMRQEFAAIRQVSETLPKVNVYMEINHMGPWTFGSDSPLQDLIEIAGGKNVFGDTTTGVFLTNNAAVVKRNPDIILSPIWLEAESGGWKGITPLVEIYTRPGYGETNAVKRSRILYYDSALMKHFGPRQVLATKKLAYLLHPDVFSNPPDTIPWELGWIK is encoded by the coding sequence ATGAAAAAACTATTCTCTTGTGGCGGCATCCTGGCTCTGGCCTTGACGCTGATGGCGTTCTCACTCTCCTGGAAAGGTCCCGATCGGCCCAAAATCGTGAGCTGTTCACCCACCTTGACCGAAATCGTCTACGAGCTTGGCGGGGGAGAGCAGGTGATCGGGGCGACCACTTTTTGTTACTTCCCGGAGCAGGTCATCAAGGATAAAGAGAGCGGCCGGGTTGCGGTTGTCGGGGATTATATCCATATTGATTATAAATTGGTAGACGCCCTCAAGCCGGATGTCATCCTGACCGACACCAACATGCAGCGCCATCATGCCGATACGCTGCGGACCCTCGGGTACCACGTGCTGCATTACGAGCCGAATCACCTGGAGGACGTGCTGGCTTGTATACAGGAGATCGGCAAGGCCATCGACCGGGAAGAGAACGCGGCCAAAATGGTGCAGAATATGCGCCAGGAATTCGCGGCGATCCGCCAGGTGAGTGAAACCCTGCCCAAGGTCAACGTTTACATGGAAATCAACCACATGGGACCCTGGACTTTCGGCAGCGACTCGCCGCTGCAGGACCTGATCGAGATTGCCGGGGGTAAAAACGTCTTTGGCGATACCACCACCGGCGTATTTTTGACCAACAACGCCGCCGTCGTCAAACGCAATCCCGACATTATTCTTTCTCCCATCTGGCTGGAGGCGGAATCGGGCGGCTGGAAAGGCATTACCCCGCTCGTCGAGATTTATACGCGGCCCGGCTATGGCGAAACCAATGCGGTCAAGCGCAGCCGTATTTTATACTATGATTCCGCTTTGATGAAGCACTTCGGCCCGCGCCAGGTCCTGGCGACCAAAAAACTCGCCTATCTGCTGCATCCGGATGTTTTCAGCAATCCCCCGGATACGATCCCCTGGGAGCTGGGATGGATCAAATAG